The genomic DNA CGAGCGCCGGCAGCACGACGCGCGACACGGTCGCGTCGGCGCGGAGCTTCTCCTTCCGGCGGCGCGAGTCGTGCAGCCGCGCGCGGAAAACCGCCTCGAGGTCGAGGTCGGCGACGACGAAGTCCTCCGCGAACTGGCGCCCGCGCGCGACCGGCTCGCCGTGCTCGTTGACGACGAGGCTCGCCCCGTCGAAGACCAGCTCGTCCTGCCCGCCGACCAGGTTCACGAAGGCGAGGCACACGAGGTCGTCCGCGGCGCGCGTCGCGACCATCTTCTCGCGAAAGTGCGCCTTGCCCGCGTGGTAGGGCGACGCGTTGATCGTGACGACGAGCTCCGCGCCCGCCAGCGCCTGGAGCGTCCCCGGGCCCGTCGGGTACCAGATGTCCTCGCAGATGTTGACGGCGAAGGTCGTCTCGCCCGCGGTGAAGACGGGGGCGTCGGTGCCGGCCTGGAAGTAGCGGTTCTCGTCGAAGACGCCGTAGTTCGGCAGGTATCGCTTGTGGTAAACGCCCGCGCGCGCGCCGTCGTGGAGCACGGCCGCGGCGTTGAAGATGTCGTCGCGCTTGTCGACGAAGCCGACGACCGCGGTGATGCCGCGCGTGGCGCGCGCGACGTCGCCGAGGGCGGCGAGGTTCGCCTCGATGAACGCCGGCTTGAAGAGGAGGTCCTCGGGCGGGTAGCCGGTGATCGCGAGCTCGGGGAACGCCACGAGGCCGCAGCCGAGGCCGCGCGCCCGCTCGATCGCGTCCACGATCTTCCGGACGTTGCCCTCGAAGTCGCCGACCGTCGTGTTGATCTGCGCGAGCCCGACCCGGAACCGCCTCATGGCCCCCATTGTACGATGTATGATACCGCGTCGCGATGACCGCCAAAATTCCGTGGCTTCCCGCAAGCTTACCTCCCGGCGCCCACGCCGAGCGTTGTCCGAAGTGCGGGCGCCGGGCGCTCGTTCCCTGGACGCTCCGTCGCGACGGGCGCACCCTGCGGGTCCTGCGCACGTGGGTCTGCGTCGAGTGTCAGGCGACCGAGGAGCGGCCCGAGCCCGAGTAGGCTAGCAGGGCGAGCCGAATCTACAGGCCGTTCACGAAGTCGACGAGCTGCCGGAGCCGCGAGTAGGACGAGCGGTCGAACCGGAGGATGAGCCGGGGCAGCGTGGGAAACTCGTCGAGCTCCTGCGCCACCGGTCCGGGGGCCTGCTCGGTCGGTCCCTTCAGGATGTCCTCGAACTTGCGGTCGAGCTCCGCGAGCTGCGTGTCGGCGAGCGGGCGGAGCAGCCGCAGCACGAGCTTGTCACCGACGATCCGCGACGAGTGGTAGACGCGGTAGAAGCCCGTGATCTCCGCGACCGCCTCCTCCGCCGTGTCCACGATCCGGTAGAACGCCATGTCGTTCGCCTCGATGAGCCTCCGCTCCACGAGCGTGCCGATCCAGCGGTCCCAGATCCGCCAGTAGGGCTTCGGCCCGGCCTCGATGAGCACGACCGGCACGATCTCGGCCTTGCCCGTCTGCGCGAGCGTGAGGAACTCGAAGCACTCGTCCATCGTCCCGAAGCCGCCCGGGAAGAGCGTGATCGCGCTCGCCTCCTTCATGAGGAAGAGCTTGCGCGTGAAGAAGTACTTGAACGTGATGAGCTTGGGATCGGAGGCGATCCAGGGGTTCGCCTCCTGCTCGAACGGCAGGCGGATGTTGAGGCCGAAGCTCTGCTCGCGCCCCGCCCCCTCCTGCGCGGCGCCCATGATGCCGCCCCCGGCGCCCGTGACGACCATCCAGCCCTCGCCGACCATCCGGCTCCCGAACTCGCGCGCCATGCGGGCGGCGTCCGCGTCCCCGGGCGTGCGCGCCGAGCCGAACACGGTCACCTTGCGCACGTCGCGGTACGGCGCGAACACCTTGTAGGCGTAGCGCAGCTCCTTGAGCGCCACGTTGGTGATCTTGAGGTCGCCCGTGGAGGCACCGTCCTCGTGGAGCTTCATCACGGTCGTGAGGAGCTGCTGGAACAAGACGCGCCGGTCCGCCGGGACCTCGGCGGCGTCGAGGAGCTCGGCGATCAGGCGGTTCGCGGCCTCGTTCTGGAGCTGGTAGCGACGCGGCTCTGCCACGCCTTCGAGTATACCGTCCCCGCGCCGCGCGCCCGAATAGCCCGGCGGGCGCTTACCGCGGCTTCCGGGCCCGCACGAACGCGCTCATGAACTTCCCGTCCACCTCGGGGGCGATCGCGTCGGCGTCGATGCCCGAGCCCGCCAGGAACTCCCGCGCGTCGTCCACCCGGTAGACGCGCGTCGGCTCCACGTCGATGGCCTCGAAGCCGGCGCCGGCGAGCTTGTCGCGGTACTCGCGCTCCTCGAGGGCGCCCGCGACGCACCCGATCCAGAGCTCGACGCTCCGGCGGATCGCCGGCGGCACCGCGCCGCGGACCACGACGTCCGACACCGCGAACCGGCCGCCCGGCTTGAGCACCCGGAAGGCCTCGGCCAGGACCCGGTCCTTGTCGGCCGACAGGTTGATGACGCAGTTCGAGATGACGACGTCCACCGAGCCGTCGGGCAGCGGCACGTTCTCGATCTCGCCCTTGAGGAACTCGACGTTCGTGACGCCCGCCTTCCGCTGGTTCGCGCGGGCGAGCGCCAGCATCTCGTCGGTCATGTCGAGGCCGTAGGCCTTGCCCGCCGGGCCCACGCGCCGCGCCGACAGGAGCACGTCGATCCCGCCGCCCGAGCCGAGGTCGAGCACCGTCTCGCCCGGACGGAGCTCG from Candidatus Methylomirabilota bacterium includes the following:
- a CDS encoding nitrilase-related carbon-nitrogen hydrolase, which translates into the protein MRRFRVGLAQINTTVGDFEGNVRKIVDAIERARGLGCGLVAFPELAITGYPPEDLLFKPAFIEANLAALGDVARATRGITAVVGFVDKRDDIFNAAAVLHDGARAGVYHKRYLPNYGVFDENRYFQAGTDAPVFTAGETTFAVNICEDIWYPTGPGTLQALAGAELVVTINASPYHAGKAHFREKMVATRAADDLVCLAFVNLVGGQDELVFDGASLVVNEHGEPVARGRQFAEDFVVADLDLEAVFRARLHDSRRRKEKLRADATVSRVVLPAL
- a CDS encoding TIGR00730 family Rossman fold protein; protein product: MAEPRRYQLQNEAANRLIAELLDAAEVPADRRVLFQQLLTTVMKLHEDGASTGDLKITNVALKELRYAYKVFAPYRDVRKVTVFGSARTPGDADAARMAREFGSRMVGEGWMVVTGAGGGIMGAAQEGAGREQSFGLNIRLPFEQEANPWIASDPKLITFKYFFTRKLFLMKEASAITLFPGGFGTMDECFEFLTLAQTGKAEIVPVVLIEAGPKPYWRIWDRWIGTLVERRLIEANDMAFYRIVDTAEEAVAEITGFYRVYHSSRIVGDKLVLRLLRPLADTQLAELDRKFEDILKGPTEQAPGPVAQELDEFPTLPRLILRFDRSSYSRLRQLVDFVNGL
- a CDS encoding arsenite methyltransferase → MADEKLKELVKEKYGQAALRVTSGGSSCCGAAPSRGECDPITSNIYATGETAELPAEAVAASLGCGNPTALAELRPGETVLDLGSGGGIDVLLSARRVGPAGKAYGLDMTDEMLALARANQRKAGVTNVEFLKGEIENVPLPDGSVDVVISNCVINLSADKDRVLAEAFRVLKPGGRFAVSDVVVRGAVPPAIRRSVELWIGCVAGALEEREYRDKLAGAGFEAIDVEPTRVYRVDDAREFLAGSGIDADAIAPEVDGKFMSAFVRARKPR